The genomic interval TCAATCATCTAGATTGTGCAATTAGAAATTCCATTTAATTAAATCAAGTCTATATAAAcgttttagaaattaaatttatttaatttaacataTACTGTATGTTCTTTATAATATAAGTAAACATGACCTATACAAGTACTTGACTGGAGCATTAAATTTGATATGTATAATTGCTAAGATGGCGTCAAATAAttaagttataaaaattaaatccaTTGAAAAAAAGAACTCCGTGGATCATTATTTTCAGAGTAAGTTGATTTGAGTTAAAAGAAAATGATCGGTGGGATAgaaataggatttttttttatgttggcACCGAAAGGGCAAAATATATACGTGATTATATGGCAAATATGAAGTGATTATTCCATATAAGTGCGTTTGGTTTTCCAAATCGGGGAAATGAAGAAGACGAAATAGTGTATGATTCTGAGTTTGATTTTCTGTAATTGCTTAGCCAAGAAGCCAATAATTATAGTGTGGGCCCATCTACTTTATTCATGCTTTGCTGTTCTCTGCTGGAGATTGTGATGGAATGGATCATCACTTTCTGCCACCGAAAACAGAGAACTTTACTTTTTTAACATCAACTGCATCAAAAAAGAAATCTCTGTTCCAACGTCTCCCATTATTATTTGGATGTTTTTTTAATGTACTTTGATGTAGTAAAATAAAGTAATGTTGGAAAACACAGGAACGGGGTGCAGCAGAGAAGGAACTCGTTCGAAGACGGGGTGTGGGGAACAACATGTCCCATTCCACCAGGAGGGAACTTCACATACATACTTCAGGTGAAGGATCAAATTGGAAGCTTCTACTACTTCCCGTCTCTGGCATTCCACAAAGCTGCCGGTGGATTTGGAGGTCTCAGGATTCTGAGCAGACCCAGAATTCCTGTCCCTTTCGACGATCCCGCCGGTGATTACACTGTTCTCATCGGAGATTGGTACAAGTTCAACCACACGGTAATATCACAAAAAACATCACTTTTCTCTCCTCTCTCTTCCTTCCACGTTCTTCCAATAATATTCCACAACCAACACATGCCTGTCAATTCTCACGCAGCTGCCTTTCTGCCTTCAAGTCAAACCCCAACTAATTTTCTCCATGCATTATTCACACATGCAACTAACTGTCTCTTAAACAAatcaccatcttggttaaattaaaaaaaaaaatgttaaattccTTACCTTATTATATGCAACTTTTCTGTTGTTGTTTGAAATATGATATGAACGAGGAATTGGATAAATGGTGACCCTtctgtttatattattttaacagGATTTGCAGGCTATTCTTGATAGAGGTAGTAAGTTGCCTTTCCCTGATGGAATCCTCATCAATGGTCGTGGCTCTAACGGAGCATCTTTCAATGTGGAACAAGGTATCAATGAaccttctcttctttctccttaaTTATTTGCCAAGTAAAATGCTGATGACCCAATTAGCTTTGCTCATCTCATATCTGCATTGCATGAGCACTTTTGTCTTATTCATGATTAAGATCATCGTTGAAGGAAAAACAAAGTTGTACATAACATAACCTAAGTGAGAGTGAGTAACGAGGGAAATAAATGATTTTGTATGTTGGGGGCACACGCAGGAAAGACGTACAGGCTGAGAATATCGAATGTGGGGTTGGAAAATTCCCTGAATTTCCGCATACAAAACCACAAATTGAAGCTGGTAGAAGTGGAAGGAACCCACACGGTTCAAACAACGTACTCATCTCTTGACGTGCATGTGGGTCAGTCTTACTCTGTTCTGGTCACTGCGGATCAACCTGGTCAGGACTATTACATCGTCGTCTCCTCTCGATTTACCTCCACAGTCCTCACCTCCACCGCCATTCTTCGCTACGCCAACTCCGCTGGCCCGGTCTCAGGCCCACCCCCCGGTGGACCCACCATCCAGATTGATTGGTCTCTGAACCAGGCCCGCTCCATCAGGTAcctttttttctatcaaattcaTTGCTTTTGTGTATGCGCTCTGAACTGAACCATGAAACTTAAATGGTTGTTTCAGGACCAACCTGACAGCAAGTGGACCTAGGCCGAACCCGCAAGGATCCTATCACTACGGTCTGATAAACACCACGAGGACCATCATACTGTCGAGTTCAGCAGGTATAATAAATGGCAAGCAGAGATACGGAATCAACAGTGTGTCTTACGTTGCTCCCGACACTCCTCTTAAGCTCGCCGACTACTTCAAAATCCCTGGTGTTTTCCGTGTTGGAACCATTTCCGACAGGCCCACCGGTGGCGGCATTTACCTTGACACATCCGTTATGCAAACCGACTACAGAACATTTGTGGAGATTGTCTTCCAAAACGACGAAGACGTAATTCAGAGCTACCATCTCGATGGCTACTCTTTCTTTGTGGTTGGGTGAGTCATCGCTCGTCATCCATTATTCATGTGCTTGGTCAAATTCTTACTTTGTGAAACGTTTGTATTGTGTGTATGCGTAGTATGGATGGAGGACAGTGGACGGCTGCTAGCAAGAACCAGTACAATCTTCGAGATGCAGTTTCGCGGTGCACCACTCAGGTGCGAATGACACGCATTCCGTCTTAACAATGCAGTATTTGGTAATCAAAATGATTGATAATGTGGTTGTTGGTGCAATGCAGGTATATCCCAAGTCATGGACCGCTATCTATATTCCGCTTGACAACGTGGGAATGTGGAACTTGAGATCTGAATTTTGGGCACGCCAATACCTCGGCCAACAGTTTTATATGCGCGTTTACACAACATCAACCTCAATCAGAGATGAATATCCTGTTCCAAAGAATGCTCTGCTTTGTGGCAGAGCAAGTGGCAGACACACTCGACCCCTTTGAGCTGCCAAATCCTTTCAATCAATATCAAAAGCAGTTTACTTTTCTGCTTCtgatttttgtatttattagtTTCCGTAATTCATGGTATGATTTAAGCCAAAAGTGACCCCAGCTCGAGGTCATGTTAATTCttttccagaaaaaaaaaagaaacaatattCTATTTTTACTGTTTGTATTGCATATGAATGTTGGCATTTAGCTCTTGGCAAGTGTAATTCATTCATCATTGGTAGTTCCTTTAGATTTTACCTCTCCAAACACAGAACTTCAATATTAAGTGTTCAAACCAAGATATTACCTATCGATACCATTGGAAGAGACTGATATATTCATGATCGTGAAAATAAGCATTTTCTCAAACTAAATTAGCATTAGTAGCCACTGATTACAAAGGCAATATTCATACTGGCAGAAATTACACTCCATCAAgaaatcaattaattaatttaaatgtaaaaaataaaaagatatatatatatataaataattgaggattagaaaaaaattatatatatttttaaaaaatttggaGATTAAAAGcgcaaaaaaaaaacagaaagaccaaaaaaattacatataagaattaaaatgagaaaaaaaaatgtataatttagCTTTTATCAATCTGGTGGTTTAttccttttaaattttaaccttTAATTTGTTGATTACTAGGCTTGTTTAATTCGCTTCATAAACTGAACATTCGAAAAAGATTTTTGAATctgaatataaatataaataaaattaattaactgtttatttgaaaacaaaatataaaaagatagGAAGAATGTGTTgggaacaaaatataaataaaaggaagcaaaataagaaaaggaagttaatttaaaaatctgAAGAAATAAAATCGAAAAATAGGGAAACCCGCGCAGTGCGTGTAGAGTGAGGTGAGTAGGTTATCAGCAATGGAGGAGCAGAAGCAGGAGGAAACCGTAAAGCGTTTGagtggtgaagaagaagaacacaAATTGGAATCGGAATCGGAATCGGTGCAGGCTTTGCCCTCCGACGCTGTGAAGGAGTTGTTGTCGGAAGGGGTCAGTTTTTCTAATTCATCTTCATTCTCTTGTTTCTCTTCTGCTGAATGCTATTTCACATCACATCACAGGTATGTGCGCGTTGCATCTTTCGCCTCTTCGGCCTCCATGGCCGCGTCTATGCTTCTCCTCCTTCCCTCTCTTCTCTCTCCCCCACCACACATCAACTTTGCACACTTTGCTTCGGGATTCTGCAGTTCACGTGTTATTCAGACGACACCCAAACGCTCCTTCAAAATCACAACCTCCCACTTCTCATTGCTGACACGGTTAAACGACACGCCTATCAGTTCAATACCTTCTCCCTTGAAGTTTCCATCCCACCAATCATTCTCCACAATGATAACTCTCTTCGGTAACAAAGCTTCTTTACATTttacttctttttattttgtatttgtgtTTCTCTATTCCTCCTTATTACTGTTATTTTGTTAGGTTTATGTATATCTTATGCGTTTAATATTCATAGGAGTGTCTtctatttgtttaatttttgtagCTCATATATGAAAACCAAATTCGGGTCCCAACCTTGGTTCCAGGAAAACTTGCATACTGGATGCATATCTACAAAGGATGCCTTAAAGTTTTCTCTAATATATCCTCTTGAAAATCTTCTGGTCAGTCATTTTTTCGTATCAGTCAAGATGTTTATGTTTTGGTCCATTTTGTTTTCTAGTGACTCTTTACAGAAATTTATTTTTGCAGGAATGTAAATCGAGTATGGGCGATTTCCGCATTCGTTTGACTTACACTCACCCTAAAGCATCAAAGGGGGATCAGAAAGGGTCAGATAGTGCCCAGACTTGCAAGAGAAGAAAAATAGGCATGCCCAAGTTTATTAATGATCCTGTGTCTTGTATTTTCATTGGTCTTTTTATGAAGAAACTGTGATCATTAAATTGAGCTGTTATTTTCTCTGATTGCATACAGTATTGTGCTTTTCAGTGTGACTGTTTCAGTATTCAGAACAAAGTACAAACCAATGAATTCATGAGTATTCTTATATGTTAATAAAATGGTCTTCTCTTGCACTGGTATAccatttgatttttattttaatattttataggtGAGTCCAATATTGATGGAGAAAGACCTTTTAGCAATTCACTTGAAAATGATTTCTCTGACTGCGGTGAATTCCTGCTAGAAAAGGTAATTTGCGATCACCCTCCTTTTTTATGACTAAATATATTGCAGATTTGTCAGAATGCAGTCTCTTAAATTTATGTGTGTGTATCATAAATCCTTGTTGATTTTCATGGTGGGTTCACAATgagaattattttttgttttgctttATAGTAGAAAAAAGGTTGCTTACTTTGCCTTCATTGTCTATTTCTCTATTGAGATTATATATGACTCTATTGCTAACTTGGCTTTCCTTTCTTTTAAGCCAAATGAGCCTTGCCATTTTGCTTTCTTTTGCTACAGGACGCCTTTATATTTTGGTGGAAGATATCTGAAGGTAATGAATTTGTTATCCTCCCCCAATCTTTCTAGTTGGACATTTGGACTAACTTTCTGAAGTCATTACATGAATCAATGTTCTTTAGCATACATGTTTCTTCCTCCAGCAATGTTTTAAAACATCATAAACGTTGcatttttttatccaaatgCCACTCTTATAATTTACATGTTCTGATATGTCATGTGGCATGATAGACATATTGAACATGTGGAGGTAATTATGTGATACTTAATCTAAACTGTTAGTTTACTTTATGCACTTTCAAATATAGTTGAAATAAATTATGTATTGTAATTGATCAACTCACAAAAAAATAGATTCTTTATGTAATGGAATATAATTTACTTTGTTTGTTCTAGATGTAATCATATAACTGTAATTTGCAAAGTAATGATAGACAAAGAGTGAATATTTCTTGTGCAAATTCAAATTTATGTGTTTACTTTCATGGCAGTATTCACGGAATGTGAGTCAAACATGCTGGATCATTGATGATGAAAGAATGGGAGAAGCATCGGTTGAGGTACTGTCTATTTTGCCTGGCAATAGTTGTTGTCTTTTATGTTTCCTTTTAATGTTGATTGTGAAAAGTGACAACAATGTTTACAATCATTGTAGGAAATAATTGGTGGAAACATCCTCCAATCCTGCCAAGGTGATAGTTTTAAGTTTCATGCTGCAGGCAGAGAAGATATCGATGTACTAAAAATTTGTAGTTTTGTccttttaaaaagtttattgaTGAATGAACTTGTCTGATACGGAACTGTTCTAGGTCCGAATGTTGGGTCCAGGCAGGCCCTTTCTTGTTGAAGTGCAAAATGCACGACATATCCCATCTGAACTGTTCGTAAAAGATGTagagaaaaagataaataaCATGGAGAAGAAATTGGTAATGTTGTAGCTGAACTGGTGGTGTATCtctatcttttatttatttcatgattACTAAATTCATTTTATCATGTGTTTGTGTAGGTTAGGGTGAAAAATCTGAAACTTGTGGGTAGTGATGGCTGGGACCTTATGCGTGAAGGTGAAGCAGAGAAGCAggtctttcatttttattcttaataactagttacttttatttctttgttgatgTCTTATAGCTTTGATTCATCTACTGTTTTATCTAAATATGCATCCTAACTATTACAATCTTAAAACTGTGTAGAAACAATATGCTGCTTTAGTGTGGATTTCTCGTCCTCTAAAGGATGAAGATTTTCAATGTATTTCTTCACACAAGGATTTGGTAAGCTTCTATGTTGCGTATTACTTCCTATCAAACAtgtattttgtataaaaaagttTAACTTATACATACAAAAGCATCAACTGTGTTGTTTTCAGTATCTGCATCATTTGACTTTGGCTGACTAGCTCAAAGACATGTCCGTCTATTTTTGTAACGCATCCTGATTGTATATCTGTCATTTTAAGCCTTTGATTTATCCATTTCGTACTTCTATAGCCATGTCAATTGAATCCATATGTGTAGTGCGAATATTGATCTGTCATTCATCCCCTGTTAGGTCAATCTATCAATTATAAATCAtgctttttgttttaatttatgaatgtggtaatcacaatttttttcttatttgagCAGAAACTTTTGCAGAGGACCCCAATAAGGGTGCTACATCGTCGCAGTCCTTTAGACCGGGAAAAGATTATTCATTGGTAGGATTCTCCCATATAATGATTATATCCCACGTTTACTATATAAATGCTGCATTCAGACACGTAACTGAAATTTCACCATCCCTTACTGTTTCTCAAATCTTAGGATGAAAATAGAGGCAATTGCTGGAAGTTCCCAATATTTTCTTTTGCACCTATGTACTCAGGTAATTTTATATTATCTCTTTTTAAGTGGCTGAACTACTTTTTAAGCAGAACTTAAGTTACGGTTTTATGTTTAAGCACCTCTGACTTTACAGCTCCATGCTTCATAGactttttacattttattgGCAATTAATGGTGAAAATATGATGAATAATATTTGTCAAGAAAATCTAATATAAGTACTATTTATGGGTGAAAGTAAAAGGATTTATTACATAGGCCATGTAACTACCATTTCTGTCTTTTGAGTGCAATAAAACAAGCGAAGGACATACCATGATCTATTCTCCTCAGGTTTCACTCCCAATAATTGTTAGTGCACGTTTGTTAAACATATAAAATCCGTATTTCTCTCCGTTATGGGCTTTCCGTTTTAAAATTTGTGACtgaattaaattagagataCATCCGAGTTAACATTATGTTAAACATCCCTTATTCATTATGTACAATGGAATCTGTAATCAGTAATTACTTGAAAGTCTGAAAGATCTAATATGTTTATACTTGTACAGGCTGGGACCTATATCAAGGAATTTGTTCATGGGGATCTTGGACGCACCCATCCTAGGTACGACATACTTTCAATTTATGGGAAGTGATAAATGTATTACTTCCTTCGAAACTGCCTTGAATACGTTACCATATTGGTAAGTGCCTTATTTATTATGGTTTTGCAGCATTGGATCAATTTTGGGATGCAGGGCTGAAATTTTGCAACTTGATGTCACAGACATCAAAATGGAATGTTTCCTGACATAACATCATTGTTGCTAGACTCTAGAGTGGACAGTACTATGACGAGAGATAGACACATGTGCATCTTCAAGTAGAGCTACTTTTCTTCTAATTATAGCTTTATGATTGAGGTTTAGGTTCTATTtagtttgaatttgtgtagAATTGATCTTTTGAAAAGAACTTATGTTTAGGTTAAAGAATTGATTTTATGTAGACTGTAAATTACTTCGAATACAAGTtcttaacattttaaataactTGTTGTGCAATTTAATTTTTCTGGTGGCTAACATCCGTAAAGGAACATGGCCGAAGATGTTGCATAATATCAGGATTAGATTGTGTTGGTCATGTTTGGTTTATTCGCTGGAAtcacttaaataataatattatgaaatacaATTGAACCACTAGTGAATGGAAACGTGTTCAATGGACATGTTTTTCAATGATGTTAATGTTTAAAAATTCAGTTGTCTTGACAATCAAACAGAGGAAGGTATGTTCCTATGTGTTCAAGGGAGAAAGCTAGCTCCATTCAAATTAAACAGGATCATATAAAACATCAATCACATTTTTGTATGGCTATGATCCCTTACGTGGGTTGTTGGCCTCCCCCAAAAATTCAAATCTCAAGGGGCTTGTCCTGTTGTCCACCAATGCAGTTGTTTCACTACAGTCTATCTATCTACTCAATCCAATGCGCATCTAACATTTTGGCCATGAAACTGTACCGGTCAGCAGCTTCATCTATCTGCAGTAAACAACTAATTTAACTTAAAAACCAAATACAACAATCAACAATGGGAGTAGAAGCTAAAAAGGAACCAGATCCTAAATCTATTACCATTTTCTTTGTTGGACGCCCTGCACCATGCCCAGCCTTGCATTCAATGCGACCAATTATAGGGTTCGTCTGGGGACTTTCATCAAGACTATTAACGAGGACATACTGCAAggtctgaaaaaaaaatcaaaataccaGTCAAAGAGGGCAGCACCACCCAGAATCTTCACAATGCAAGTAGTGATTTGATAACTCAAGTCTGCAACATATTTTTTAGTTAGcaaaaataattcaataaatCAAAGTTGGAAAGTTTCTCCAACAGACTTACCGCCAATAGCTTTAATGAATGCAATGGCACAACACGATCATCATGATCAGCAGTCAACAGCATTGTCGATGGGTATTGAATTGACTGATTGGGATGCTTTTCCCAAGGTCTCTGGACGTTATGCAATGGAGAGTACCTAAGACAAGGTAATAGAAAACCATCACTACACTAAATAAAATAGTAACAGGAATATCATATTTCaacttataaaatataaaaaatattgttatatttCATGATAGATATAATCATACTCACTTGATTAGCCAATGAAATTCTTCCTCCTTGTCTGAACAACCATAATCTGTGGTCCAAGCATGACCtgaataacaaaaacaaatcaaTATGATACAAAACAACAATATAGTCGAGAAAACAGGACAAAACAAACCTATCGTAAATTTGTGGAACCGTAGCATGTCCATAACACCAACATGAGCCAGTGCACAACCGAAAAGGTCAGGTCTCTGTTCACAAATTTGGGGAGGTTAGAAATACAGCTAACTCAATAAAAGTGCACTAACAAAATTTCAGAGGACCAAACACCAAAGAAGCCCAGGTGCAACTCCCAAATAAATGGCAAATGAATCATACTTGATTTATGCAAGCACCAACAAGAAGTCCACCATTGCTTCCACCCTCGATGCATAACTTCTTTGGTTTGGTATAACCAGCAGATACAAGATATTCAGCTGCTGAAATGAAGTCATCAAAACAGTTTTGCTTGTTTGCAAGGGAGCCAGCTTTGTGCCAATCCTCCCCATATTCTCCACCACCACGAATATTTGCTATGCAGAAAACAACACCTAAATGTCTCGCCAGTACAGTACGACTGATGTTGAAATATGGTGTAAGACTGATGTTAAAGCCGCCATATCCATATAGCAGACAAGGGTGTGAACCATCCAAAACAATATCCTTTTTGGCAACAATAAACATTGGAATCTTGGTGCCGTCTTTACTAGGCACAAAAACCTGAAATTTGTAAGGTATATTAAAGAATAGAACATAATAAACAACACAGGTTCTGAAATAGACAAACAAATAATGTGAACTTTAAAATAGGAGAACTCATCTAAGCATCAGTGaatctttctctttttcatttttcccTTACCTGATTGACTTGAAACTCAGAGCGGTCAAACCCAGGGACGACAATCTCACGAAATATCTTCATATCAGGAATTTGTGTTCTCAGGTCGCACTGATATATGATTCCAGGAGTCAAAAAGCTTGTAAAACCAATGAAAACCTCGGAATCTTCACGCCGCCCAGAAATTTCACTGACTGTGCCAATGTCAATTGGTAATTGATGTTGCAAGGAACCTGTTTCCAAGTCTCTGACTTGCAGAACATATTTCACATCACTCAAGTAGCTCACAATAAGTTTGTTACCATTTACAGCACGTGCTGACTCAAGCACATCTTTTTCAGACTCTTGGATAACATCAGTCCAAGCATTTGGTTCTTTCAAATCTACTcgaactattttatattttggagCATCTTTGTTAGTTAAAAATGTAAACAAGGTGTCATCATTTGCAATGGCATGATATTGTCCATCGAATTTATCAACAAGCTTGACAAATGGAAGGAGGGAATTTTCATTTCGAAAACTTTCCAGCCCGTTTGGAAGTTCAGACAAGTCATAGTAGTAAAGCTTGTTAACTGGATCACACCCTTCTTCAATATACAGAAGAAGATACTGCGCAATCAACAAAAGAGAcagttttttaagaaatttgatATCGTATGCATGCATTATCACAGTAAAGCTCCTTGATAAAGgaaaatcatataaatttaacattagctcctaaaaaaaatgtaagaaaaaacAACCATAGTTCATTCTACCGAGGGTAGATATTACACGACAGTGGATTGCTCAAtcgtttttttttacaataattagaACATTGCGTAAAGGATCCAGGTAACGTGATAGACTTGGCATAAACAAAGAAACATCATtggtattaataatactaaaagcCTTGAGGTAAATAAGAACATAACGTAGGGAGCACATTTTCGTATCTTATATGTACACATAATATTACTCAGCTTCAAAGCAATGACAAAAAAAGTACCTTCCCGTCCTCGGTAACACTTCCTCCAAACATATGTTTAGGATTTTCAGGATCTCTCCAACACAGAATGTCTTCCGATTGATCAGTACCCAAAAAATGATAATAGAGTTCATGA from Phaseolus vulgaris cultivar G19833 chromosome 1, P. vulgaris v2.0, whole genome shotgun sequence carries:
- the LOC137816290 gene encoding L-ascorbate oxidase homolog, with product MSLTVAALLCLSLFAVAAVAEDPYRFFNWNVTYGDIYPLGVRQQGILINGQFPGPDIHSVTNDNLIINVFNSLDQPFLLSWNGVQQRRNSFEDGVWGTTCPIPPGGNFTYILQVKDQIGSFYYFPSLAFHKAAGGFGGLRILSRPRIPVPFDDPAGDYTVLIGDWYKFNHTDLQAILDRGSKLPFPDGILINGRGSNGASFNVEQGKTYRLRISNVGLENSLNFRIQNHKLKLVEVEGTHTVQTTYSSLDVHVGQSYSVLVTADQPGQDYYIVVSSRFTSTVLTSTAILRYANSAGPVSGPPPGGPTIQIDWSLNQARSIRTNLTASGPRPNPQGSYHYGLINTTRTIILSSSAGIINGKQRYGINSVSYVAPDTPLKLADYFKIPGVFRVGTISDRPTGGGIYLDTSVMQTDYRTFVEIVFQNDEDVIQSYHLDGYSFFVVGMDGGQWTAASKNQYNLRDAVSRCTTQVYPKSWTAIYIPLDNVGMWNLRSEFWARQYLGQQFYMRVYTTSTSIRDEYPVPKNALLCGRASGRHTRPL
- the LOC137816291 gene encoding uncharacterized protein; this translates as MEEQKQEETVKRLSGEEEEHKLESESESVQALPSDAVKELLSEGVCARCIFRLFGLHGRVYASPPSLSSLSPTTHQLCTLCFGILQFTCYSDDTQTLLQNHNLPLLIADTVKRHAYQFNTFSLEVSIPPIILHNDNSLRSYMKTKFGSQPWFQENLHTGCISTKDALKFSLIYPLENLLECKSSMGDFRIRLTYTHPKASKGDQKGSDSAQTCKRRKIGESNIDGERPFSNSLENDFSDCGEFLLEKPNEPCHFAFFCYRTPLYFGGRYLKYSRNVSQTCWIIDDERMGEASVEEIIGGNILQSCQGDSFKFHAAGREDIDVRMLGPGRPFLVEVQNARHIPSELFVKDVEKKINNMEKKLVRVKNLKLVGSDGWDLMREGEAEKQKQYAALVWISRPLKDEDFQCISSHKDLKLLQRTPIRVLHRRSPLDREKIIHWMKIEAIAGSSQYFLLHLCTQAGTYIKEFVHGDLGRTHPSIGSILGCRAEILQLDVTDIKMECFLT
- the LOC137816289 gene encoding uncharacterized protein, whose amino-acid sequence is MLSLSRHILNPCTRHSNLASLNSTTTTLIFFKSHSPSLLRFSSIPKTKTMVSLSARHQPIQYPTARRDHSVVDHFHGVNITDPYRWLENPEAEEVQEFVQKQVALTDSVLQSCECRGKLADKITKLFDNPRYNAPFRRGNKYFYFHNTGLQAQSVLYLQDSLEAEAQVLLDPNAFSEDGTVSLNTLSVSKNAEFLAYGLSSSGSDWVTIKLMRIQDKSVQSDTLSWVKFSSISWTHDSKGFFYSRYPAPKNGEVADAGTETNANLHHELYYHFLGTDQSEDILCWRDPENPKHMFGGSVTEDGKYLLLYIEEGCDPVNKLYYYDLSELPNGLESFRNENSLLPFVKLVDKFDGQYHAIANDDTLFTFLTNKDAPKYKIVRVDLKEPNAWTDVIQESEKDVLESARAVNGNKLIVSYLSDVKYVLQVRDLETGSLQHQLPIDIGTVSEISGRREDSEVFIGFTSFLTPGIIYQCDLRTQIPDMKIFREIVVPGFDRSEFQVNQVFVPSKDGTKIPMFIVAKKDIVLDGSHPCLLYGYGGFNISLTPYFNISRTVLARHLGVVFCIANIRGGGEYGEDWHKAGSLANKQNCFDDFISAAEYLVSAGYTKPKKLCIEGGSNGGLLVGACINQRPDLFGCALAHVGVMDMLRFHKFTIGHAWTTDYGCSDKEEEFHWLIKYSPLHNVQRPWEKHPNQSIQYPSTMLLTADHDDRVVPLHSLKLLATLQYVLVNSLDESPQTNPIIGRIECKAGHGAGRPTKKMIDEAADRYSFMAKMLDAHWIE